A genomic segment from Actinoplanes sichuanensis encodes:
- a CDS encoding homogentisate 1,2-dioxygenase, which produces MAHYQRAGDIPPKRHTQHRDPDGKLYYEELMGEEGFSSDSSLLYHRHVPSGVAGARIWQLPDQATEANQPLLPRHLRLHELFDGEEWKSCDAVRDRRLVLGNADVRIGYVVAGTASPLYRNATGDECVYVEAGTGTVETVFGDLVVGSGDYVILPRATTHRWVPSGDAPLRLYTIEANSHIAPPKRYLSRYGQFLEHAPYCERDLRTPEAPHVVEGENVEVYIKHRGDGPAGLAGTVHVLPHHPFDVVGWDGCLYPYAFNIADFEPITGRVHQPPPVHQVFEGNNFVICNFVPRKVDYHPLAVPVPYYHSNVDSDEVMFYVGGDYEARKGSGINVGSVSLHPGGHSHGPQPGAIQGSLGAERFDELAVMVDTFRPLGLGEAGRLCDDGVYAWTWARNS; this is translated from the coding sequence ATGGCTCATTACCAGCGAGCGGGTGACATCCCGCCGAAACGGCACACCCAGCACCGCGACCCGGACGGGAAGCTGTACTACGAGGAGCTGATGGGCGAGGAGGGCTTCTCCTCCGACTCGTCGCTGCTCTACCACCGGCACGTGCCGTCGGGGGTGGCCGGCGCCCGTATCTGGCAGCTGCCCGACCAGGCGACCGAGGCGAACCAGCCGCTGCTGCCCCGGCACCTGCGCCTGCACGAGCTCTTCGACGGCGAGGAGTGGAAGTCGTGCGACGCGGTCCGGGATCGGCGGCTGGTCCTCGGCAACGCCGACGTGCGGATCGGGTACGTGGTGGCCGGCACCGCGTCGCCGCTGTACCGCAACGCCACGGGCGACGAGTGCGTCTACGTCGAGGCCGGTACCGGCACGGTCGAGACTGTCTTCGGTGATCTGGTCGTCGGAAGCGGTGACTACGTCATCCTTCCGCGGGCCACCACGCATCGGTGGGTGCCGTCCGGGGACGCGCCGCTGCGGCTCTACACGATCGAGGCGAACAGTCACATCGCGCCGCCGAAGCGTTACCTCTCCCGGTACGGCCAGTTCCTCGAACACGCGCCCTACTGCGAACGCGATCTGCGTACCCCCGAGGCCCCTCATGTGGTCGAAGGGGAGAACGTCGAGGTCTACATCAAGCATCGGGGCGACGGGCCGGCCGGGCTCGCCGGGACCGTGCACGTCCTGCCGCACCACCCGTTCGACGTGGTGGGGTGGGACGGGTGCCTGTACCCCTACGCGTTCAACATCGCCGACTTCGAGCCGATCACCGGGCGGGTCCACCAGCCGCCGCCGGTGCACCAGGTCTTCGAGGGCAACAACTTCGTGATCTGCAACTTCGTGCCGCGGAAGGTGGACTACCACCCGCTCGCCGTGCCGGTCCCGTACTACCACTCGAACGTCGACAGCGACGAGGTCATGTTCTACGTCGGTGGTGACTACGAGGCCCGAAAAGGATCTGGGATCAACGTCGGCTCGGTGTCGTTGCACCCGGGCGGGCACTCGCACGGGCCGCAGCCCGGTGCCATCCAGGGGAGCCTCGGCGCGGAACGGTTCGACGAGCTGGCGGTCATGGTCGACACGTTCCGGCCGCTCGGGCTCGGTGAGGCCGGACGGCTGTGCGACGACGGCGTCTACGCCTGGACCTGGGCGCGGAACTCATGA
- the hppD gene encoding 4-hydroxyphenylpyruvate dioxygenase has translation MSVNDTLTNEERLAELDLDTLKQLVGLVEYDSAGDPFPVTGWDAIVWAVGNATQTAHFFQSAFGMELIAYSGPENGNRDHMSYVLKSGAIRFVINGGVDPDSPVIAHHAVHGDGITDIALTVPDVDKCIEHARAQGATILEEPHDVSDEHGTVRIAAIAAYGDTRHTLVNRAHYSGPYLPGYVARTTTHRKRPGAPKRIFQALDHIVGNVELGAMDEWVQFYNRVMGFTNMAEFIGDDIATDYSALMSKVVASGNHRVKFPLNEPAVGKKKSQIDEYLEFYRGPGAQHLALATNDILRAVDALVEEGVEFLATPDSYYSDPELRARIGEVRVPIEELQKRGILVDRDEDGYLLQIFTKPTGDRPTVFFELIERHGSLGFGKGNFKALFEAIEREQAKRGNF, from the coding sequence ATGTCCGTCAACGACACGCTGACCAACGAGGAACGCCTCGCGGAACTCGATCTCGACACCCTCAAACAGTTGGTGGGCCTGGTCGAGTACGACTCCGCCGGCGACCCGTTCCCGGTGACCGGGTGGGACGCGATCGTGTGGGCGGTCGGCAACGCCACCCAGACCGCGCATTTCTTCCAGTCCGCCTTCGGGATGGAGCTGATCGCCTACTCCGGTCCGGAGAACGGCAACCGTGACCACATGTCGTACGTGCTGAAGAGCGGCGCGATCCGGTTCGTGATCAACGGTGGGGTCGACCCGGACAGCCCGGTGATCGCCCATCACGCGGTGCACGGCGACGGGATCACCGACATCGCCCTGACCGTCCCGGACGTGGACAAGTGCATCGAGCACGCCCGCGCCCAGGGCGCCACCATCCTCGAGGAGCCGCACGACGTCTCCGACGAGCACGGCACGGTCCGGATCGCGGCCATCGCCGCCTACGGGGACACCCGGCACACCCTGGTCAACCGGGCGCACTACTCCGGCCCGTACCTCCCCGGTTATGTCGCCCGGACCACGACGCACCGGAAGCGGCCCGGGGCGCCGAAGCGGATCTTCCAGGCTCTCGACCACATCGTCGGCAACGTCGAGCTGGGCGCCATGGACGAGTGGGTGCAGTTCTACAACCGGGTCATGGGTTTCACGAACATGGCCGAGTTCATCGGCGACGACATCGCCACCGACTATTCGGCGCTGATGTCGAAGGTGGTGGCGTCCGGCAATCACCGGGTCAAGTTCCCGCTGAACGAGCCGGCCGTCGGCAAGAAGAAGTCGCAGATCGACGAGTACCTGGAGTTCTACCGCGGGCCCGGCGCGCAGCACCTGGCGCTGGCTACCAACGACATCCTGCGTGCGGTGGACGCCCTGGTCGAGGAGGGTGTCGAGTTCCTGGCCACGCCCGACTCGTACTACTCCGACCCGGAGCTGCGGGCCCGGATCGGTGAGGTGCGGGTGCCGATCGAGGAACTGCAGAAGCGCGGCATCCTGGTCGACCGGGACGAGGACGGTTATCTGCTGCAGATCTTCACCAAGCCGACCGGTGACCGGCCTACCGTGTTCTTCGAGCTGATCGAGCGGCACGGGTCGCTCGGGTTCGGCAAGGGCAACTTCAAGGCCCTTTTCGAGGCCATCGAGCGGGAGCAGGCGAAACGCGGGAACTTCTGA
- a CDS encoding GGDEF domain-containing protein, producing MSTGHEAAIEHAYQLIEAAQGHDDPAAVERAEHEARACGWEDVRLLLHMARSLACLEAGVDDTEHVNAMLDTALLLGDPDLLALSIALKALRCASRRRLATTGESAAALLVEAVVLLDEADGTGLVLHRANALIEVACVAHELGFWELAQEYYQLTEQTLAPPQPRWAETIRRQARVVSINSFDLALDWASCLAGIGQWEEAAARARTVLAVGDPTDAEWPPGWVGEVHGMRHLLATIAGDEPVPAEGRVAALGAAITAAREGAAETAALLAVQAGDDVGIPLPTGTKLLRLGIAAKRPGTNPEAIRYGDELAVLRWNDRLDRMSGMRDAIAVERRRRDHEQLRRDLVVDELTGLANRRGYQAYLSGLGGDVNLSDEQAYAVMMIDVDHFKAVNDNFGHDVGDLVLARLGQILALHVRPIDLAARLGGDEFVVILADVHTDIPTARAQQILDAVRTHPWDDLAVGLKVSVSIGVHHGSRRELPALLTDADRSLYHAKHDGRGRVWAD from the coding sequence ATGAGTACCGGACACGAGGCTGCGATCGAGCATGCCTACCAGCTCATCGAGGCTGCTCAGGGTCATGACGACCCGGCTGCGGTGGAACGGGCCGAGCACGAGGCGCGGGCCTGCGGTTGGGAGGACGTGCGGCTGCTGCTGCACATGGCCCGGTCGTTGGCCTGTCTGGAGGCGGGGGTCGACGACACCGAGCATGTGAACGCGATGCTCGACACGGCCCTGCTGCTCGGCGATCCGGACCTGCTGGCCCTGTCGATCGCGCTCAAGGCGTTGCGTTGCGCGAGCCGCCGCCGGCTCGCGACGACCGGGGAGTCGGCGGCCGCGCTGCTGGTCGAGGCCGTGGTGCTGCTGGACGAGGCGGACGGCACCGGGCTGGTGCTGCATCGGGCCAACGCACTGATCGAGGTCGCCTGCGTCGCCCACGAGCTGGGGTTCTGGGAGCTGGCGCAGGAGTATTACCAGCTCACCGAGCAGACGCTCGCGCCACCACAGCCGCGCTGGGCGGAGACGATCCGCCGGCAGGCCCGGGTGGTGTCGATCAACTCGTTCGACCTGGCGCTCGACTGGGCGAGTTGTCTCGCGGGGATCGGTCAGTGGGAGGAGGCGGCGGCCCGGGCGCGTACCGTCCTCGCCGTCGGGGACCCGACCGATGCGGAATGGCCGCCGGGCTGGGTCGGCGAGGTGCACGGCATGCGGCATCTGCTGGCCACGATCGCCGGTGACGAGCCGGTTCCGGCCGAGGGGCGGGTGGCGGCGCTGGGCGCTGCGATCACCGCGGCCCGTGAGGGTGCCGCCGAGACCGCCGCGCTGCTGGCCGTGCAGGCCGGCGACGACGTCGGGATCCCGCTGCCGACCGGCACGAAACTGCTGCGCCTCGGCATCGCCGCGAAACGGCCGGGGACCAACCCCGAGGCCATCCGGTACGGCGACGAGCTGGCCGTACTGCGCTGGAACGACCGCCTGGACCGGATGTCCGGGATGCGCGACGCGATCGCCGTGGAGCGCCGCCGCCGCGACCACGAACAGTTGCGCCGGGACCTGGTGGTGGACGAACTGACCGGCCTGGCGAACCGTCGTGGCTACCAGGCGTACCTGTCCGGGCTGGGCGGTGACGTGAACCTCTCGGACGAGCAGGCCTACGCGGTCATGATGATCGACGTCGACCATTTCAAGGCGGTCAACGACAATTTCGGTCACGACGTGGGCGACCTGGTGCTGGCCCGGCTCGGGCAGATCCTGGCGCTGCACGTGCGCCCGATCGACCTGGCGGCCCGGCTGGGCGGCGACGAGTTCGTGGTGATCCTGGCCGACGTGCACACCGACATCCCGACCGCCCGGGCGCAGCAGATCCTCGACGCGGTCCGGACGCACCCGTGGGACGACCTGGCGGTCGGGCTGAAGGTCTCGGTGAGCATCGGCGTGCACCATGGCAGCCGGCGTGAGTTGCCCGCCCTGCTGACCGACGCGGACCGCAGCCTGTATCACGCCAAGCACGACGGCCGCGGCCGAGTCTGGGCAGATTGA
- a CDS encoding SigE family RNA polymerase sigma factor yields the protein MTDDEFAAFVGARYPALVRYGTLLTGDRGHGEDLTQEALVKTHRAWRRLHPDGDPEGYTRQIMVRAAWRAGRRLWRRELPAAAPPDRAVDGDAYDLRDTTEVVLAALRQLPAGQRIVLVLRYWAGLSEQEIAGQLGCSTGTVKSRASRAIAELRRTGGPLTEAFAHAAP from the coding sequence GTGACCGACGACGAGTTCGCCGCGTTCGTCGGCGCACGCTATCCGGCCCTCGTCCGCTACGGCACGCTGCTCACCGGCGACCGCGGGCACGGCGAGGACCTCACCCAGGAGGCCCTGGTCAAAACCCATCGCGCCTGGCGGCGGCTGCATCCCGACGGCGACCCCGAGGGTTACACCAGGCAGATCATGGTACGGGCGGCATGGCGCGCCGGACGCCGGTTGTGGCGTCGTGAACTGCCCGCGGCCGCGCCACCGGACCGCGCCGTCGACGGGGATGCGTACGACCTGCGAGACACCACCGAGGTGGTCCTGGCCGCGCTGCGTCAACTGCCGGCCGGGCAGCGGATCGTGCTCGTGCTGCGCTACTGGGCGGGTCTGTCCGAGCAGGAGATCGCCGGCCAGCTCGGCTGCTCCACCGGAACCGTGAAGAGCCGGGCCAGCCGGGCGATCGCCGAGCTGCGCCGGACCGGTGGGCCGCTGACCGAGGCCTTCGCCCACGCCGCCCCCTGA
- a CDS encoding enoyl-CoA hydratase/isomerase family protein → MSSQSVPPVLVEVIGGLGRVTLNRPGAINALTAEMVGLLRRTLADWSETDRVRAVLIDGAGPRGLCAGGDLRAMHADAVSGGSGSLDFWADEYRLNAEIAEYAKPVVAFMDGLVMGGGIGVSAHASLRIVTERSRLAMPEVGIGFHPDVGGSWLLSHAPGEIGTHLALTGGTIGAADAIVAGLADVFVPSARLADLAVALRTSDAAEVVASFAETPPPGDLTGGFAAAVQSGTAAAVQGDTAAAVQGDTAAAVQGDTAAAVQGDTAAAVQGDTAAAVQGDTAAFRPGEFGGARGWIDECYAGDDVAAIIDRLASSTAPGAQAAAKEIATKSPTSLVVALRSIRSAAGLSTLREALDQEYRLSAALLRLPDLAEGIRAQIIDKDRRPQWRPATLGEVSPALIDACFATS, encoded by the coding sequence ATGTCGTCGCAGAGCGTGCCGCCGGTACTCGTCGAGGTGATCGGCGGGCTCGGCCGGGTCACCCTCAACCGGCCGGGGGCGATCAACGCACTCACCGCCGAGATGGTCGGGCTCCTTCGGCGTACGCTCGCGGACTGGTCGGAAACGGACCGGGTCCGGGCCGTGCTGATCGACGGTGCCGGACCGCGCGGCCTGTGCGCCGGAGGCGACCTGCGGGCCATGCACGCCGACGCCGTCTCCGGAGGCAGCGGCTCGCTGGACTTCTGGGCCGACGAGTATCGACTCAACGCCGAGATCGCCGAGTATGCGAAACCGGTCGTGGCGTTCATGGACGGCCTGGTGATGGGCGGTGGCATCGGTGTCTCCGCCCACGCGTCGCTGCGGATCGTCACCGAACGGTCGCGGTTGGCGATGCCCGAGGTGGGCATCGGCTTCCACCCGGACGTGGGCGGATCGTGGCTGCTGTCGCACGCTCCGGGCGAGATCGGCACGCATCTCGCCCTGACCGGAGGAACCATCGGTGCGGCCGACGCCATCGTCGCCGGTCTCGCCGACGTGTTCGTGCCGTCCGCCCGCCTCGCCGATCTCGCCGTGGCCCTCCGGACGTCGGATGCCGCCGAGGTGGTGGCCTCGTTCGCCGAGACACCGCCGCCCGGCGACCTCACCGGCGGTTTCGCCGCTGCGGTCCAGAGCGGCACCGCCGCTGCCGTCCAAGGCGACACCGCCGCTGCCGTCCAAGGCGACACCGCCGCTGCCGTCCAAGGCGACACCGCCGCTGCCGTCCAAGGCGACACCGCCGCTGCCGTCCAAGGCGACACCGCCGCTGCCGTCCAAGGCGACACCGCCGCCTTCCGGCCCGGTGAATTCGGTGGCGCACGCGGATGGATCGACGAGTGTTACGCGGGCGACGACGTCGCCGCGATCATCGACCGGCTGGCCTCCTCCACCGCGCCCGGTGCCCAGGCGGCGGCCAAGGAGATCGCCACCAAGTCACCGACGTCGCTGGTCGTGGCGCTGCGCTCGATCCGGTCGGCGGCCGGTCTGTCGACGCTGCGCGAGGCGCTCGACCAGGAGTACCGCCTGTCGGCGGCGCTGCTGCGCCTGCCCGATCTGGCCGAGGGCATCCGAGCCCAGATCATCGACAAGGACCGGCGCCCCCAATGGCGACCAGCCACCCTCGGCGAGGTCTCCCCGGCGCTGATCGACGCCTGCTTCGCTACGAGTTGA
- a CDS encoding sigma-70 family RNA polymerase sigma factor — translation MADADLTAYAFAAGRGDREAAADLIRATQFEVARFLRTLSGESDVDDLVQDTFLRALRSLPDFEGRSSVRTWLFAIARRVAADHIRHITRRPRIAAVTDWVTSADAAESDGRPRFEEEHALTSLLAGLPDDRREAFIATQVLGLSYAEAAEVCDCPVGTIRSRVARAREDLVTALAATHTTPAQRAAPSAI, via the coding sequence ATGGCCGACGCCGACCTGACCGCTTATGCGTTCGCCGCCGGACGCGGTGACCGGGAAGCGGCAGCCGACCTGATCCGGGCCACCCAGTTCGAGGTGGCCAGATTCCTGCGGACCCTGTCCGGTGAGTCCGACGTCGACGACCTCGTCCAGGACACCTTCCTGCGCGCGCTGCGGTCGCTGCCCGATTTCGAAGGCCGTTCCTCGGTCCGGACGTGGCTGTTCGCCATCGCCCGACGGGTTGCCGCCGACCACATCCGGCACATCACCCGCCGCCCCCGGATCGCGGCCGTCACCGACTGGGTGACCAGCGCCGACGCTGCGGAGTCGGACGGCCGCCCCCGATTCGAGGAGGAGCACGCGCTCACCTCGCTGCTCGCCGGTCTACCCGACGACCGGCGCGAGGCGTTCATCGCCACCCAGGTGCTGGGCCTGTCGTATGCGGAGGCCGCCGAAGTCTGCGACTGCCCGGTCGGCACGATCCGCTCCCGGGTGGCCCGCGCCCGCGAAGACCTGGTCACCGCCCTGGCCGCCACCCACACCACCCCGGCGCAGCGCGCGGCCCCGTCCGCCATCTGA
- a CDS encoding DUF4132 domain-containing protein, producing MELTGASFVLPDAWLEHVHPRRGGAGVRPFTADRRARARTDRLLPSRPGGVAGVLAAPSTPDDVRAAAEQWAAGHATPVGAAAVAVIRASGRNDRGVDPAMFADLWIGEHGLVFAAVAAVQMASLVLIDDNAGAGQQRYPSSDLGVRFLRSGESPESSMTVPSVLLRVRAALAVATDDEFEQVVAALTPFRAGLPHARAACSVLVPRPDWVAADVADALADRCTVRARMLLYATSDPRQARQLAEIPEPWSIHVDRSLVFTLLAAVGPEVVSTLYYWLDQRVVQFSGAGTERWLFSVVAAIPRDDVLTWLLARADDSRAGKAALLEAAERFPGRALRVLAEQDATDLLRVHVVRHVDLVDEVVPQLSPAAAGRVRAIVDSWAAVVTAPASAVPPVLADPPWRSRKKAAKPPVVAGLTCSDPAAVSWLPGEREGWAQGDGYHVAAGTDWAAMAERALGGGGRRRWDEPGKLFCRGPEEIARETLARWKPHAEWNTPSWLPTVAVRFGTGVLPALLTLARTAPADYAALLMPFTSPEVAVLMADWSARLKSVRSIAQGWLLRHPAPAARALIPAALGKAGLARRQAERALLLLHGNGHTALLRQTAEGFGPEAAAGVEALFTADPLLALPARMPNPPVWAAPGALPPVRLRDGSGALPAEAVTHLVQMLMISRSDEPYAGLALVREAITPAEFAEFGWALFHQWQTAGAPAKDGWVLDAVALTGTDEIADRLAPLILAWPSEGLHARAIAGLSVLGGIGTDGALMHLHRISQRAKSTPLRKAAAARISAVAEGLGLTSEELADRLIPDFGLDSDGSLRLDYGPRQFVVGFDEQLRPFVTGGDGKPLKELPKPGVRDDAEPAAAAYQRFAVLKRAVRKISADQVRRLEEAMVAERRWSGADFRRLFVEHPLMWHIGRRLLWARFDETGAVAGALRIAEDRSFAGADDEPVRLGDDDVVGVAHPLHLGEDAARWAEVFADYEVLQPFPQVGRPVFALTEAERATGRLARFEGVTVPTTKVLTLDRRGWVRHEAVNAGIQAGFDRLVGPGRVLTVHIDPGIVGKVGYHAKQSLVAVFLHDGSVSPWDLTGAKTLPFGVLDPIAASEILRDLTDVTA from the coding sequence ATGGAACTCACGGGGGCCTCTTTCGTCCTGCCGGATGCCTGGCTGGAGCACGTGCATCCGCGTCGCGGCGGCGCCGGGGTGCGGCCGTTCACCGCCGACCGGCGCGCGCGGGCGCGGACCGATCGGCTTCTTCCCTCACGGCCGGGCGGGGTGGCCGGAGTGCTCGCCGCGCCCTCCACTCCCGACGACGTCCGGGCCGCCGCGGAGCAGTGGGCGGCCGGTCACGCCACGCCGGTCGGGGCGGCCGCCGTCGCCGTCATCCGGGCGAGCGGCCGCAACGACCGCGGGGTCGACCCGGCCATGTTCGCCGACCTGTGGATCGGTGAGCACGGGCTGGTCTTCGCCGCGGTCGCCGCCGTCCAGATGGCCTCACTGGTGCTGATCGACGACAACGCCGGGGCGGGTCAGCAGCGCTACCCGTCGTCCGACCTCGGGGTCAGGTTCCTGCGGTCCGGTGAGTCGCCGGAGTCCTCGATGACCGTGCCGTCCGTCCTCCTGCGGGTCCGGGCCGCGCTCGCGGTGGCGACGGATGACGAGTTCGAGCAGGTCGTCGCGGCTCTGACGCCGTTCCGGGCGGGCCTGCCCCATGCGCGGGCCGCGTGTTCGGTGCTGGTGCCCCGGCCCGACTGGGTGGCTGCCGACGTGGCCGACGCTCTCGCGGACCGCTGCACGGTCCGGGCACGCATGCTGCTCTACGCCACGAGTGATCCGCGCCAGGCCCGGCAGCTGGCCGAGATCCCCGAGCCGTGGTCCATTCACGTCGACCGGAGCCTGGTCTTCACCCTCCTCGCCGCGGTCGGTCCGGAGGTGGTGTCCACTCTGTATTACTGGCTCGACCAGCGGGTCGTTCAGTTCTCCGGGGCGGGCACCGAGCGATGGCTGTTCTCCGTGGTGGCCGCCATCCCGCGCGACGACGTGCTGACCTGGCTGCTGGCTCGTGCCGACGACTCGCGTGCCGGTAAGGCGGCCCTGCTGGAGGCGGCCGAGCGGTTCCCCGGCCGGGCCTTGCGGGTCCTCGCCGAGCAGGATGCCACCGACCTGCTGCGCGTCCACGTCGTCCGCCACGTCGACCTGGTCGACGAGGTGGTGCCGCAGCTGAGCCCGGCCGCCGCCGGCCGGGTGCGGGCCATCGTGGACTCGTGGGCCGCGGTGGTGACCGCGCCGGCGTCCGCGGTTCCGCCGGTGCTCGCCGACCCGCCGTGGCGCAGCCGTAAGAAAGCCGCGAAACCACCCGTCGTCGCCGGTCTGACCTGCTCCGATCCGGCCGCGGTCAGTTGGCTGCCGGGCGAGCGGGAGGGGTGGGCGCAGGGAGACGGCTACCACGTGGCCGCCGGGACCGACTGGGCGGCCATGGCCGAGCGCGCGCTCGGTGGTGGCGGTCGCCGCCGGTGGGACGAGCCGGGCAAGCTGTTCTGTCGGGGGCCGGAGGAGATCGCCCGCGAGACGCTCGCCAGGTGGAAACCGCACGCCGAGTGGAACACGCCGTCCTGGCTCCCGACCGTCGCGGTCCGTTTCGGGACCGGCGTGCTGCCCGCGCTGCTCACCCTCGCCCGCACGGCGCCCGCCGACTACGCCGCGCTACTGATGCCGTTCACGTCGCCCGAGGTGGCGGTGCTGATGGCCGACTGGTCGGCCCGGCTCAAGTCGGTGCGGAGCATCGCCCAGGGGTGGCTGCTGCGGCATCCCGCACCGGCCGCCCGGGCCCTGATCCCCGCCGCTCTCGGTAAGGCGGGGCTGGCCCGGCGGCAGGCTGAGCGCGCGCTGCTCCTCCTGCACGGCAACGGTCACACAGCACTGCTCCGCCAGACCGCCGAGGGGTTCGGGCCGGAGGCGGCCGCCGGGGTGGAGGCACTGTTCACCGCCGATCCGCTGCTGGCACTGCCCGCCCGGATGCCCAACCCGCCAGTGTGGGCGGCACCCGGGGCGCTGCCACCGGTGCGGCTGCGTGACGGTTCCGGGGCGCTACCGGCCGAGGCGGTCACCCACCTGGTCCAGATGCTGATGATCTCCCGATCCGACGAGCCGTATGCGGGGCTCGCCCTCGTCCGGGAGGCCATCACACCGGCCGAGTTCGCCGAGTTCGGGTGGGCGCTGTTCCACCAGTGGCAGACCGCCGGCGCTCCGGCCAAGGACGGGTGGGTGCTCGACGCGGTCGCCCTGACCGGCACCGACGAGATCGCCGACCGGCTCGCCCCGTTGATCCTGGCCTGGCCCAGCGAGGGCCTGCACGCCAGGGCCATCGCGGGGCTGTCCGTGCTGGGTGGCATCGGCACCGACGGGGCGCTGATGCACCTGCACCGGATCTCGCAGCGGGCCAAGTCCACACCGCTGCGTAAGGCCGCCGCCGCACGGATCAGTGCGGTCGCGGAGGGGCTGGGGCTCACCTCGGAGGAGCTGGCCGACCGGCTGATCCCGGATTTCGGCCTGGATTCCGACGGGAGCCTGCGGCTCGACTACGGGCCACGGCAGTTCGTCGTCGGGTTCGACGAGCAGTTGCGGCCGTTCGTCACCGGCGGGGACGGCAAGCCGCTCAAGGAGCTGCCGAAACCCGGGGTCCGGGATGACGCTGAGCCGGCCGCGGCGGCCTACCAGCGGTTCGCCGTTCTGAAACGGGCCGTCCGGAAGATCTCGGCCGATCAGGTCCGGCGGCTGGAGGAGGCGATGGTCGCCGAGCGCCGGTGGAGCGGAGCCGACTTCCGGCGCTTGTTCGTCGAGCACCCGCTGATGTGGCACATCGGGCGCCGGCTCCTCTGGGCCCGCTTCGACGAGACCGGGGCCGTGGCCGGTGCGCTGCGGATCGCCGAGGACCGCAGTTTCGCGGGCGCCGACGACGAGCCGGTCCGGCTCGGTGACGACGACGTGGTGGGTGTCGCGCATCCGCTGCACCTCGGCGAGGACGCCGCCCGGTGGGCTGAGGTGTTCGCCGACTACGAGGTCCTTCAGCCGTTCCCGCAGGTCGGGCGGCCGGTGTTCGCGCTGACCGAGGCGGAGCGGGCGACCGGGCGGCTGGCCCGGTTCGAAGGGGTCACCGTGCCGACCACCAAGGTGCTGACCCTGGACCGGCGTGGCTGGGTCCGGCACGAAGCGGTCAACGCCGGAATTCAGGCGGGTTTCGATCGGCTGGTCGGGCCGGGCCGGGTCCTCACCGTGCACATCGATCCGGGGATCGTCGGGAAGGTGGGCTACCACGCCAAGCAGAGCCTGGTCGCGGTCTTCCTGCACGACGGCAGCGTCAGCCCGTGGGATCTCACCGGGGCCAAGACACTGCCGTTCGGTGTGCTCGATCCGATCGCCGCGTCGGAGATCCTGCGCGACCTGACCGACGTGACGGCCTGA